The DNA segment GATCGAATCGACATCGGCAAACCGTTTGAACAAAACGGCCTTGCCTTCCATCACTGGTTTTGACGCAAGCGCGCCCAAATTGCCCAAGCCCAAGATCGCCGTACCGTTTGAGATAACAGCGACAAGGTTCCCCTTGGCGGTGTAACGGGCGGCGAGCGCCGGGTCGTTTGCAATCGCTTCAACGGGAACCGCAACACCGGGCGAATATGCAAGGCTGAGATCGCGTTGCGACGTCATGGCCTTTGTAGCGACAATCTCAATCTTACCGGGTCGACCCGATTCATGATAAAAGAGCGCTTCGCGGCTGGTAAAGCCGCCTTTGTTTTCGTCCGACATTTTGATTCCCCTAAATTCCCACCAATTGCACCTTGAAATGAGGGTTTAGCCCGCTCGGGTTTGAGATGATAGGGGCCAAAGTGCGTTGAAAAGATTTGCACCATCCCTTCCCGAATCGTCCACGAGGTAGCTAGGCCAACAGCATGGCAAATAAATCCGCCTCTCCTACGGCCAAAAAACCCACTCCCATGATGGAGCAATACCTCGCGCTTAAGCGTGAGGCGGGCGATTCCTTGCTATTTTATCGGATGGGCGACTTCTTCGAATTGTTCTTTGACGATGCAAAGGTTGCGTCGAACATTTTGGATATCGCTCTGACATCGCGCGGAGAACATGACGGCAAACCAGTTGCGATGTGCGGTGTACCGGTACACGCCGCAGAGGGATATCTCGCCCGCCTAATCAAAGCGGGCCAACGGGTCGCGATTGCGGAACAGGTTGAGACACCTGATGAAGCAAAAGCACGAGCCAAAAGAGAAGGCAAACCGTCGTCCAAGGTTCTGGTTGCTCGCGACATTGTGCGTTTCGTAACCGCCGGCACCTTAACCGAAGAAGCTCTATTGGAACCGCGCCGGGCCAACGTTCTTGTCGCATTGTCCGACGTTCGCGGCACGATTGGTATCGCAAGCTGCGACATTTCGACTGGTGTCATGGTGTTGGAAGAATGCCACCCCGACATGTTGAATGCTGAACTTTCGAGATTGAGCGCGACCGAGGTGGTAGTTTCGGACAATTGGTCTGAGGCCGGCGCGGAATGGTTGCAAGACGCGACACGCCATACCAACAGCCCGTTTTCTAGCGATGTTGGCGAGGATCGGCTCAAATCGCTGCATGGCGTTTCCACGCTTGACGGGTTTGGCGATTTCTCGCGCGCTATGCTGGGCGCGGCGGGAGGATTGATCGCCTATCTCGATCATGTTGGGCGCGGCTCCCTTCCTTTGCTTTTGCCCCCTGTGATTCGCGCCAAAGCGTCGGGCATGGCGATGGACGAAGCGACTCGCGGAAGCCTTGAGATACTTGAAAGCGCGCAAGGTGGTCGAACGGGCAGCCTCATTGCCGCCCTTGATCGCTGTTCAACCGGCGCAGGGTCGCGGCTTCTGGCGCAAGATTTGTCCTCTCCGATGCTGAGCAAAGGCGGGATCGAAGATCGTTTGGCACTGGTTAAATTTTGGCGCGATCGACCGATCGAGCGGGCCAATCTGCGCGATGCTTTGCGGTCGCTGCCAGATATTGGCCGTGCATTAGGCCGATTGGTCGCAGGCAGAGGCAGCCCGCGCGATCTTGGTCAATTGCGCGATGGGTTGAACGAGGCATGGCGGTTATACGATTGGCTTTCGACAGAGAGTGATCGCCCGGCTTTGCTGGATGATCTCTTGCCGCAATTGCGGGGGCACGGTGAATTGGTCGACCTGTTGTCGCGTGCCTTGGTTGCGACCCCACCGACCGAGCGATCCAATGGCGGCTTCATCACGCAAGGTTACGACGCAAGCTTGGATGAATTGCGCGAAATTTCGGGCGATGCCCGTCGAGCGATCGCCGCAATGGAAGCCCGCTATCGCGAAGAAACTGGCATTGCGTCGCTAAAAATAAAGCACAACGGCGTGTTGGGGTATTTCATCGAAGTGCCCAGCCGGCATGGCGATGCATTGATGGAGGCCGATAGCGGGTTCACGCATCGCCAAACGATGAAGGGCGCTGTGCGCTTCAATTCGATATCGCTGCACGAAGAGGCGTCGCGCATC comes from the Erythrobacter sp. Alg231-14 genome and includes:
- the mutS gene encoding DNA mismatch repair protein MutS, which translates into the protein MMEQYLALKREAGDSLLFYRMGDFFELFFDDAKVASNILDIALTSRGEHDGKPVAMCGVPVHAAEGYLARLIKAGQRVAIAEQVETPDEAKARAKREGKPSSKVLVARDIVRFVTAGTLTEEALLEPRRANVLVALSDVRGTIGIASCDISTGVMVLEECHPDMLNAELSRLSATEVVVSDNWSEAGAEWLQDATRHTNSPFSSDVGEDRLKSLHGVSTLDGFGDFSRAMLGAAGGLIAYLDHVGRGSLPLLLPPVIRAKASGMAMDEATRGSLEILESAQGGRTGSLIAALDRCSTGAGSRLLAQDLSSPMLSKGGIEDRLALVKFWRDRPIERANLRDALRSLPDIGRALGRLVAGRGSPRDLGQLRDGLNEAWRLYDWLSTESDRPALLDDLLPQLRGHGELVDLLSRALVATPPTERSNGGFITQGYDASLDELREISGDARRAIAAMEARYREETGIASLKIKHNGVLGYFIEVPSRHGDALMEADSGFTHRQTMKGAVRFNSISLHEEASRIAEAGGRALAAEESHFEELVDRSVASRQTIAKSAAALARIDVSAGNAERASEGDWCRPDVDEAPGLSIVAGRHPVVETALAATSQRFVANDCSLRFDDRLWLIGGPNMGGKSTFLRQNALIVLMAQAGCFVPAKSAHIGLVDRLFSRVGASDNLARGRSTFMVEMVETAAILAQATDRSFVILDEVGRGTSTYDGLALAWAVVEAVHSQIGCRCLFATHYHELARLAETCTHLSLHHVRAREWKGDLVLLHELADGPADRSYGLAVAKLAGVPNTVVNRARQVLQKLEDARNETGGLAAGLGELPLFAAAAPTAPEQSKEEALAAKLLETDIDALSPRDALDLLYELKRSVD